The genome window GTTAAAGATCATCCAGTCTCTCATCTGTCACTTTAAAGTGTCACACTTGATTTGGACGGGAATTATAGGAGGTTTTACCTTCTTTGTCAAGGGATGAAACATAAATGTAGCTTAAATGTTTGAATTCATGTTTTACTACACGTAAATCTTACTTTTTCGTTCTTTTTATTGGATTATATGTTCTTTTACAAACAATATACCTATCCTTTATTAATAAGATATCAATTTATTTGAAATCTTATACTTAATATCACTATGTATATAAAGGCTATAAAGTAAGGCTATAATAATAAAATTACGCAAATATGTGTTAATTTTTCATTTACATATAAAGTATATACTCTATAGTAAGTTGATTTAAAGATAAACTAAAGAGTTTCATAATAGAATATCAACAATTTAATATTATCAAAAAGGATATATAATGTACAACAGAGATTATTTATCAAATAATTCATCTCAAGATCAAGCACAGGATTCTTCAAAAGAAAGAATGATGAGCTTTTTAAAAGCTACCTATCAACTGTTTGCAGGATCACTTTTAGCAGCAACAGCAGGAGCTTATATAGGACTGGATATCGTTCATTTATTAGTTGCTCCAGTATCATGGATTTTATTTGCAGTAGTTATTGGCCTAGTTTGGTTTGTAATTCCCAGAGTTAAACATACTCCAGGTGTCAACTTAGCTGTATTATTTTTATTTACATTTTTAACAGGTCTAATGATTGCTCCCTTATTAGCTTCAATTTTTGCAATGCCTGCAGGCGCATCAATTGTAGGGCAAGCGTTTTTAATGACATCGGTTGCATTTGGTGGAATTTCAATGTTTGCAATGACTACTAAAAGAGACTTTTCGTCTATGGGACAAATGTTATTCATTGCTTTAATCATTATGATTGTTGCTGGAATCTCAAATATCTTTATTCAATCATCATTATTACAATTAGGAATTGCTAGTGCAGGTGCTTTATTATTTTCTGCATTCATATTATATGATACTCAGCAAATTTTAAAAGGAAACTATGATTCTCCAATTGAAGCTGCTTTAGCTTTATACTTAGATTTTTTAAATCTATTTGTTTCTTTATTGCAAATTCTTGGAATAATGAATTCAAGTGATGACTAAAAAACAGCTCCTCTTGGAGTTGTTTATTTAATGAGTGAACAAGAACTAAGACTAATAGATGCCAACCTAAATCGTTTACGTGAGGGCATTCGTGTTGTAGAAGATATATTCAGATACGCATACAATGACAAAAATACAGCAAAACGATTAAAAGAACTGCGCCATCAATCAAGAATCAATCTTTATAATGAACTACTAGACGCAAGAGATATCAAAAATGATGTTCTTAAAAAAACCACGTCTTCAGAACAAAAAAGAGAAAACCTTAAAAGTATTCTAATAGCCAACTTCAAGCGTGCTCAAGAAAGCGCAAGAGTACTAGAAGAGCTAACAAAACTATTAACTACTAATAAGAGTGAAGTTTTTAAAGCAATACGCTATGAATTATATGACTTAGAAAAAGAAATGAATCATATAACTTTTTAAAGCTTTATTTTTTAAATGCTTTAATATAAATCACTTCAAATTCCAAATAATTTAAATCATACTCTTTATATAAAGATTTGGCTTCTTTAAAAGTTAGTTTGGTCTCTCCACTAACTCCTGACTTTTTTATATAATTAAATAAATCTTTTTTTGAAGAAAATTCTAACTTATAAAGTATTGTTTCAAATTCACAAGAAAAATATTTTGAAAAAGCGTCTTTTATTTTCTCTTCGCTTAAAATGGGTGACTTTTTTTTACTTATGTTTTGAATATGTTTAAAGGTATTCGAGGTAAACAAGACGGCATGTAATTCATTAGTAATACATGCTAACTTTTGAATTATTCTGCCTAAATCCTTTGACCACTGTAGTGCGGAGGATGAAAGTACTAAGTCATAATGTTTATCATCTAAATAAGAAAAGAACTCATTCTCATCAAAATTAAGACACTTAACTATAGTCTTAGTATTTTTAGGATGTAAGTCACACATAGAAGAAGAAAAGTCTAAAGCAGTATAAGAATCAAAGTTCCAAGCAATATTTTTATACACTTGCCCAGAACCACAGCCCAGCTCTAAAATATTTTTTGCTTTATTTTTTACATCCCTAATCATTGCTTTTGCAGCAATTTGCTGAATAATATTATAGTTATTGTATTGTTTAGAGTATTTTGAAAACTCTTTATTAACGGATTTTTTAGACAAAAAGACCTACTTTTGTATTATTTAAATATATTTTTGTGATTTTAACCTTTTTTTAATAAGTTTTTGATAAAATACACTCCATTTTTACATAAGGATAATAGATGACATCTACTCTATTAATTGTACAATTCGTTTTAGCAGCATTCGTTGTAATCGCTGTATTATTACAAAAAAGTTCTAGTATAGGCCTAGGTGCGTATAGTGGAAGTAATAACTCACTATTTGGAGCAAAAGGTCCAGGTGGTTTTTTAACTAAAGTAACAATGGGTTTAGGCCTGTTATTTATTATTAACACCTTAGCACTTGGATACTTTTACAATCAACAGAAACTTGATTCAGTAGTTGATGGAGTTAAAGTTGAATCTTTAATTCCATCTAAAGCAGATGCACCAGCTGCACCTGTAATACCAACACTGCCTTCAAAATAATTTATTTTAAATATAAATAGCTTAGGCTATTTGTATTTAATACTTTTATTCATAACTTAAAATAATAACAGCCCATAACTCCCCTTTGCAAGCATAAACATGCTATAATCCAAAAAATTAGCTCAAAACTCAAATTTAAAATACAGGAAAAAATATGTTAAATGAAATCTATTCAGATACAAAAGAACACATGGAAAAATCTCTTGAAGCCTTAAAAAGAGATTATAAATCACTTAGAACAGGGAAAGTAACTGTTTCAGTATTAGATGGAGTTAAAATTGATTATTATGGAACAATGACTGATTTAAATCAAGTTGGTTCTGTATTAGCAATTGATGCAACTACAATAGCTGTTAATCCTTGGGAAAAAAATCTTTTAGGTGATATTGAAAAAGCTATTCAAAATGCAAACATTGGAGTAAACCCAAACAATGACGGTGAAATTATTAAATTGTTTTTTCCTCCAATGACTGTTGATCAAAGAAAAGTAAGTGCTAAAGGCGCTAAAATTATGACTGATAATGCAAAAATTGCAATCAGAAATATTAGAAAAGCATCTAATGATAAAGTAAAAGTTTTACATAAAGACAAAGAAATTACTGATGATGAACAAAAACGAGCACAAGATGAAATTCAAAAAATAACGGATGCGGCTGTATCTTCTGCTGATAGTACGCTAAGAACTAAAGAACAAGAAATTTTGACGGTATAATGATGAACGTAGCAAATATATACAAAGATTCACAAGCCTTATTAGAGGGTCATTTTAAATTAAGTTCGGGTAATCACTCGCAGTTTTATTTACAAAGTGCAAAAGTTTTAGAAAATCCTAAAACAGCAAAACTATTAGCTGAAGCATTGGCTGAACAAATTATAGCTTCTGGCATTAAAATTGATGCTGTATGTTCTCCTGCTTTAGGCGGAATCATTGCTGGTTTTGCATTAGCAACTGCTTTAGATGTAAGATTTATTTTTGCGGAACGTGTTGATGGGATTATGACTATTAGACGTGGTTTTGAAGTTCAAAAAAATGAAAACTATATCATTTGTGAAGATATTATCACAACAGGTGGTTCTGCACTAGAAGCTGCTAAAGAAGTAGAAAAATCAGGTGGAAATGTTGTTGCTTATGCTGCACTTGCTAATCGTGGTTTTTGTTCAAGAGAAAACAGTGATTTAGAAGCTACATCTTCTTGTAAACTTCCTTTAGATAAACCACTGTTTGCTTTAGAGGATTTTACTTTTGAAATGTACGAAGAAAAAGACTGTCCATTATGTAAAGATGGAAGTACTGCTTATAAACCAGGCTCAAGAGGTAATTAATGCGAAGAAGAGAGATTAATCGCGAAATAAAGCAAAAAGCAAATAAAAAACCCTTAGATATAAGTGTTTTATCTGCACGTCTTTCTTCTCGCTTTAAATCTTTTTTATTAGACAGCTTTTTATTAACCACTCCTATTGTTTACCTTGTAATGTATGTCATTATGGATGGAGGAGACAGTTTCTCTCAAAACAGAGCAATGGGATGGTTGACTATTTTAGCGCTTCATCTTCCGTTAATTGTAATCATGTGGATTGCAAAAAAACAAACCCCTGGACTCAAAGCATATGAACTAGAAGTTTTAGATGATAAAAGCCATTCAAGAATCTCACTATTACAAGCAATCATAAGATATCTTATTACTCTACTTAGTATTATTTCATTCTTTTTACTTTTTGTACCATTTTTTAGAAAAGACAAAAAAACAATACAGGATATTATTTCTAATACTATTATTTTAGAAAAAAAATAAATGCTTTTTTTTAATATATCTGCATTTTACTATTTTTATTTTTCCGCAACTGCTGTTTACGTCATTTTTATGCCTAAAGTTCTTTTAGATGTAGGATACAGCGCAAGTGAAATTGGTATTTTATATGCCCTAGCACCACTTATGAGATTTTTAACTCCCTTTTTATTTTTAAAACTAATTAAACTGG of Campylobacteraceae bacterium contains these proteins:
- a CDS encoding thiamine-phosphate pyrophosphorylase, which translates into the protein MSEQELRLIDANLNRLREGIRVVEDIFRYAYNDKNTAKRLKELRHQSRINLYNELLDARDIKNDVLKKTTSSEQKRENLKSILIANFKRAQESARVLEELTKLLTTNKSEVFKAIRYELYDLEKEMNHITF
- a CDS encoding Bax inhibitor-1/YccA family protein, translating into MYNRDYLSNNSSQDQAQDSSKERMMSFLKATYQLFAGSLLAATAGAYIGLDIVHLLVAPVSWILFAVVIGLVWFVIPRVKHTPGVNLAVLFLFTFLTGLMIAPLLASIFAMPAGASIVGQAFLMTSVAFGGISMFAMTTKRDFSSMGQMLFIALIIMIVAGISNIFIQSSLLQLGIASAGALLFSAFILYDTQQILKGNYDSPIEAALALYLDFLNLFVSLLQILGIMNSSDD
- the secG gene encoding preprotein translocase subunit SecG, which encodes MTSTLLIVQFVLAAFVVIAVLLQKSSSIGLGAYSGSNNSLFGAKGPGGFLTKVTMGLGLLFIINTLALGYFYNQQKLDSVVDGVKVESLIPSKADAPAAPVIPTLPSK
- a CDS encoding orotate phosphoribosyltransferase: MNVANIYKDSQALLEGHFKLSSGNHSQFYLQSAKVLENPKTAKLLAEALAEQIIASGIKIDAVCSPALGGIIAGFALATALDVRFIFAERVDGIMTIRRGFEVQKNENYIICEDIITTGGSALEAAKEVEKSGGNVVAYAALANRGFCSRENSDLEATSSCKLPLDKPLFALEDFTFEMYEEKDCPLCKDGSTAYKPGSRGN
- a CDS encoding methyltransferase translates to MIRDVKNKAKNILELGCGSGQVYKNIAWNFDSYTALDFSSSMCDLHPKNTKTIVKCLNFDENEFFSYLDDKHYDLVLSSSALQWSKDLGRIIQKLACITNELHAVLFTSNTFKHIQNISKKKSPILSEEKIKDAFSKYFSCEFETILYKLEFSSKKDLFNYIKKSGVSGETKLTFKEAKSLYKEYDLNYLEFEVIYIKAFKK
- a CDS encoding RDD family protein, with protein sequence MRRREINREIKQKANKKPLDISVLSARLSSRFKSFLLDSFLLTTPIVYLVMYVIMDGGDSFSQNRAMGWLTILALHLPLIVIMWIAKKQTPGLKAYELEVLDDKSHSRISLLQAIIRYLITLLSIISFFLLFVPFFRKDKKTIQDIISNTIILEKK
- the frr gene encoding ribosome recycling factor, encoding MLNEIYSDTKEHMEKSLEALKRDYKSLRTGKVTVSVLDGVKIDYYGTMTDLNQVGSVLAIDATTIAVNPWEKNLLGDIEKAIQNANIGVNPNNDGEIIKLFFPPMTVDQRKVSAKGAKIMTDNAKIAIRNIRKASNDKVKVLHKDKEITDDEQKRAQDEIQKITDAAVSSADSTLRTKEQEILTV